In Podospora pseudopauciseta strain CBS 411.78 chromosome 3, whole genome shotgun sequence, one genomic interval encodes:
- the utp7 gene encoding putative U3 small nucleolar RNA-associated protein 7 (COG:A; EggNog:ENOG503NU5B; BUSCO:EOG09261UMG) — translation MEVDTVDAPFTRVSQPSNGQLAVRKPRTELKSKSEIAKARRQRDAQKAYGRGRGIDVKTVRDKKLRRNLSTLENKYKEAAYKAKEAEILLENTAGFIEPETELERTYKVRQDDIQKNVAIEVAQKGFELKLNELGPYVCEYSRNGRDLILAGRKGHVATMDWRDGKLGCELQLMETVRDARFLHNNQFFAVAQKKYVYIYDSQGVELHCLKKHVEVSHMEFLPYHFLLATLGINGSLKYQDTSTGQIVSEISTRQGTPVSLTHNPYNAILHVGQQNGTVTLWSPNSSEPLVKLLAHRGPVRSVAVDREGRYMVSAGQDNRMCIWDVRNFKESVSSYFTRSPATSVAISDTGLTAVGWNTHTTIWRGLFDKNKPVQEKVQSPYMTWGGEGHKVERVRWCPFEDVLGVGHTEGFSSLIVPGAGEPNYDALEVNPFETKKQRQEGEVKALLNKLKPEMIALDPNFIGKLDLRSEQQRKADRDLDAAPVDVVEEMKNRARGKNTALKKYLRKQKKKNIIDDKRLKVEEAIKEMQERKDEKFKDRQEQLGPSLARFARKD, via the exons ATGGAGGTAGACACCGTCGACGCGCCCTTCACAAGGGTATCACAGCCCAGCAACGGTCAGCTCGCCGTCAGGAAACCACGAACCGAACTCAAATCAAAGTCCGAGATTGCAAAGGCCCGCCGCCAAAGAGATGCGCAAAAGGCCTACGGTCGCGGTCGCGGAATCGACGTCAAGACCGTCAGGGACAAGAAGTTACGGCGGAACCTCAGCACACTCGAGAACAAGTACAAGGAGGCGGCATACAAAGCCAAGGAAGCAGAGATCTTGCTGGAGAACACAGCTGGCTTTATCGAGCCAGAGACGGAGCTGGAAAGGACATACAAGGTTCGCCAGGACGACATTCAGAAAAATGTCGCCATTGAGGTGGCGCAAAAGGGGTTCGAGCTGAAGCTCAACGAGTTGGGGCCATATGTTTGCGAATACAGCAGGAATGGTCGAGACTTGATCCTGGCGGGGAGGAAAGGCCATGTCGCGACGATGGACTGGCGAGACGGAAAACTGGGCTGTGAGCTTCAGCTGATGGAGACGGTTCGCGATGCGAGGTTCTTGCACAACAACCAGTTCTTCGCCGTCGCGCAGAAGAAGTATGTGTACATCTACGACTCGCAGGGTGTTGAGCTTCACTGCCTGAAGAAGCACGTCGAGGTGTCGCATATGGAGTTTCTGCCGTACCACTTCTTGCTGGCGACATTG GGCATCAACGGTTCCCTCAAATACCAAGACACCTCGACCGGTCAAATCGTCTCCGAAATATCGACCAGACAAGGCacccccgtctccctcacccaCAACCCCTACAACGCCATTCTTCACGTCGGCCAGCAAAACGGCACCGTCACATTATGGTCGCCAAACTCGAGCGAACCCCTCGTGAAACTTCTTGCCCACCGCGGGCCCGTGCGATCCGTCGCCGTAGACCGCGAAGGTCGCTACATGGTATCGGCAGGTCAGGACAACAGGATGTGCATCTGGGACGTTCGCAACTTCAAGGAGTCCGTCTCGTCGTATTTCACCCGGTCGCCAGCCACCTCGGTCGCCATCTCAGACACGGGCTTGACCGCGGTCGGCTGGaacacccacaccaccatctggCGCGGCCTCTTTGACAAGAACAAGCCCGTCCAAGAAAAGGTCCAGTCACCCTACATGACCTGGGGCGGCGAAGGCCACAAGGTCGAGCGCGTCCGGTGGTGCCCCTTTGAGGATGTTCTTGGTGTAGGCCACACGGAAGGGTTCTCGTCACTGATCGTCCCGGGCGCCGGCGAGCCCAACTATGACGCTCTGGAAGTCAACCCCTtcgagacgaagaagcagaGGCAGGAAGGCGAGGTCAAGGCTCTGCTGAACAAGCTCAAGCCCGAGATGATTGCGCTCGACCCCAACTTCATCGGCAAGCTGGATTTGCGATCGGAGCAGCAGAGGAAGGCGGACAGGGACCTGGATGCGGCGccggtggatgtggtggaggagatgaagaacAGGGCTAGGGGCAAGAACACGGCGCTGAAGAAGTATCTGaggaagcagaagaagaagaacattATTGATGACAAGAGGctgaaggtggaggaggccatcaaggagatgcaggagaggaaggatgaGAAGTTTAAGGATAGGCAGGAGCAGCTGGGGCCGAGTCTGGCGAGGTTTGCGAGGAAGGATTAG